The following are encoded together in the Actinoplanes sp. N902-109 genome:
- a CDS encoding glycogen/starch/alpha-glucan phosphorylase — protein sequence MAGTSFEHDLLRNLLHQRGAIRESASPQDVYQALAVTVRDRLVERYAATSAAYYEANPRFVYYLSAEYMLGRQLPQNLAYAGVQEEARTALEKLGMDPAELSAWDAEPGLGNGGLGRLAACLLDALAAQQIPAVGYGIRYDLGIFQQAFEDGAQVERPDDWAFFGNPWEFPNPDDQHEVGFYGHVEDGTWVPGEVVLGEPSHMLVPGYGTGTVNILRLWRARAGRASFDLTQFGAGRYGEAVEDIVRSENITKVLYPDDSTELGRELRLKQQYFLVTCSLRDIVRRYRLRNTGWDAFADKVTIQLNDTHPVLAIAELMRVLVDEERLEWHRAWEITRGCFAYTCHTLLPEALETWPVALLERLLPRHLEIIYLINFHFLDEVGRRYPGDVGKLRELSIIQEEPERRVRMAHLAVAGSRAVNGVAELHSTLLRRTTLRAFAELWPERFHNVTNGVSPRRFLLLANPRLTGLISNRLGGDGWLTDLDRLADLADAAEDPAFRDQWRQVKRANRVRLADHAAAVTGVRLDPDAMADVMVKRFHEYKRQLLRVLHVVTLVHRIRRGDTADLVPRSIVFGGKAAPSYYAAKQVVRLANAVAALVNGDPALAPYLRMVFLPDYNVSAAELIIPAADLSEQISLAGKEASGTSNMKLALNGAVTIGTLDGANVEIRDRVGADNFFLFGLDVTQAEAVRAAGYRPRDHYERDPELRAVLNTVATLSDIDLLDHDEYLTLADYRSYVDCQDRVARAWRDPEAWARMSILNAARSGFFSADRTVRDYNREIWQATPVSVDPR from the coding sequence GTGGCGGGGACTTCGTTCGAGCACGATCTTCTCCGGAATCTGCTGCATCAGCGCGGTGCCATCCGCGAATCAGCCAGCCCCCAGGACGTCTACCAGGCCCTGGCCGTGACCGTTCGCGACCGGCTGGTCGAGCGTTACGCCGCCACCTCCGCGGCCTACTACGAGGCCAATCCCCGGTTCGTCTACTACCTGTCCGCCGAGTACATGCTGGGCCGGCAACTGCCGCAGAACCTGGCGTACGCGGGCGTGCAGGAGGAGGCCCGGACGGCGCTGGAGAAGCTGGGCATGGACCCGGCCGAGTTGTCGGCGTGGGATGCCGAGCCCGGGCTGGGCAACGGCGGGCTGGGCCGGTTGGCCGCCTGCCTGCTGGACGCGCTGGCCGCGCAGCAGATCCCGGCCGTGGGCTACGGCATCCGGTACGACCTCGGCATCTTCCAGCAGGCGTTCGAGGACGGCGCGCAGGTGGAGCGCCCGGACGACTGGGCGTTCTTCGGCAACCCGTGGGAGTTCCCGAACCCCGACGACCAGCACGAGGTCGGCTTCTACGGCCACGTCGAGGACGGCACCTGGGTGCCCGGCGAGGTGGTGCTGGGCGAGCCGAGCCACATGCTGGTCCCGGGCTACGGCACCGGCACGGTGAACATCCTGCGGCTGTGGCGGGCCCGGGCTGGGCGCGCGTCGTTCGACCTGACCCAGTTCGGGGCGGGCCGGTACGGCGAGGCCGTGGAGGACATCGTCCGCTCGGAGAACATCACCAAGGTGCTGTATCCCGACGACAGCACCGAACTGGGCCGCGAGCTCCGGCTCAAGCAGCAGTACTTCCTGGTGACCTGTTCGCTGCGCGACATCGTCCGGCGTTACCGGCTGCGCAACACCGGCTGGGACGCCTTCGCGGACAAGGTGACGATCCAGCTCAACGACACCCACCCGGTGCTGGCGATCGCCGAGCTGATGCGGGTGCTGGTGGACGAGGAACGGCTGGAGTGGCACCGGGCCTGGGAGATCACCCGGGGCTGTTTCGCGTACACCTGTCACACCCTGCTGCCCGAGGCCCTGGAGACGTGGCCGGTGGCGCTGCTGGAGCGGCTGCTGCCCCGGCACCTGGAGATCATCTACCTGATCAACTTCCACTTCCTCGACGAGGTGGGCCGGCGCTACCCCGGTGACGTCGGCAAGCTGCGCGAGCTGTCGATCATCCAGGAGGAGCCGGAGCGCCGGGTCCGGATGGCACACCTGGCGGTGGCCGGCAGCCGGGCGGTCAACGGGGTCGCGGAGCTGCACTCGACGCTGCTGCGCCGCACCACGCTGCGGGCCTTCGCCGAGCTGTGGCCCGAGCGCTTCCACAACGTCACCAACGGGGTGTCACCACGGCGGTTCCTGCTGCTCGCCAATCCCCGGCTGACCGGGCTGATCAGCAACCGGCTGGGCGGGGACGGCTGGCTGACCGACCTGGACCGGCTGGCCGATCTGGCGGACGCCGCCGAGGACCCCGCGTTCCGCGACCAGTGGCGCCAGGTCAAGCGGGCCAACCGGGTGCGGCTGGCCGACCACGCGGCGGCGGTCACCGGGGTCCGGCTCGACCCCGACGCCATGGCCGACGTGATGGTCAAACGGTTCCACGAGTACAAGCGACAGCTGCTGCGGGTGCTGCACGTGGTCACGCTGGTGCACCGCATCCGGCGCGGGGACACGGCGGATCTCGTCCCGCGCTCGATCGTGTTCGGCGGCAAGGCGGCGCCCAGCTACTACGCGGCCAAGCAGGTGGTGCGGCTGGCCAACGCGGTGGCCGCCCTGGTCAACGGCGACCCGGCGCTGGCACCGTACCTGCGGATGGTCTTCCTGCCGGACTACAACGTCTCCGCGGCCGAGCTGATCATCCCGGCGGCCGACCTGTCCGAGCAGATCTCGCTGGCCGGCAAGGAGGCGTCCGGGACCAGCAACATGAAGCTCGCGCTGAACGGCGCCGTCACCATCGGCACGCTCGACGGCGCCAACGTGGAGATCCGCGACCGGGTCGGTGCGGACAACTTCTTCCTGTTCGGCCTGGACGTGACGCAGGCCGAGGCGGTGCGTGCCGCCGGTTACCGGCCGCGCGACCACTACGAGCGTGACCCGGAGCTGCGCGCGGTCCTCAACACGGTGGCCACGCTGAGCGACATCGACCTGCTCGACCATGACGAGTACCTGACACTGGCCGATTACCGGTCGTACGTGGACTGTCAGGACCGGGTGGCCCGGGCGTGGCGCGACCCCGAGGCCTGGGCGCGCATGTCGATCCTCAACGCGGCGCGCAGCGGGTTCTTCTCGGCCGACCGCACGGTGCGCGACTACAACCGGGAGATCTGGCAGGCCACGCCGGTCAGCGTCGACCCTCGTTAG
- a CDS encoding FAD-dependent monooxygenase produces the protein MRILISGAGIAGPALAWWLRTAGIETLTVDTVAGVRPGGQTVDIRGAARTVVERMGILPDIRRHRSAERGIAGVDARGRRRWEMPAGLFGGEGIIAELEIPRSDLVRILHAGAGPVVQDRITALTQDRRGVGVTFASGHSDRFDIVVGADGVHSGVRALAFGPEDRFVRHLGAGTAWFTMPDPGGLDGWFLMHNAPGGRVAGLRPGPGGTAMASLTFRSGPVRYDRGTVVPLLAERFAGVGWRVPELLAAAQQAEDLYVDAVCQVRAEPWSHGRIVLLGDAGYCGSPLTGLGTSMALVGAYVLAGRIAADPADPVAALQAYRRILQDYVSAGLRLPPGGVRAFAPRSRIMIGLRGASMRMMTRRPWRGLMDAQAAKAGAITLPDPPPTPPAGAPATGSHPGPHPDSTQ, from the coding sequence ATGCGCATCCTGATCTCCGGCGCCGGTATCGCCGGCCCCGCCCTGGCCTGGTGGCTGCGTACCGCCGGCATCGAGACCCTGACCGTGGACACCGTCGCCGGGGTACGCCCCGGCGGCCAGACCGTCGACATCCGCGGCGCGGCCCGCACAGTCGTCGAACGCATGGGCATCCTGCCGGACATCCGCCGGCACCGCAGTGCCGAACGCGGCATCGCCGGTGTCGACGCGCGCGGCCGGCGCCGCTGGGAGATGCCCGCCGGTCTGTTCGGCGGCGAGGGCATCATCGCCGAACTGGAGATCCCGCGTAGCGATCTCGTCCGCATCCTGCACGCCGGTGCGGGCCCGGTGGTCCAGGACCGGATCACCGCGCTGACGCAGGACCGCCGCGGTGTCGGCGTGACGTTCGCCAGTGGGCACAGCGACCGGTTCGACATCGTCGTCGGTGCCGACGGCGTGCACTCCGGCGTGCGGGCCCTCGCGTTCGGCCCGGAGGACCGGTTCGTGCGGCACCTGGGGGCCGGCACCGCGTGGTTCACCATGCCCGACCCGGGCGGCCTGGACGGCTGGTTCCTCATGCACAACGCCCCCGGGGGCCGGGTGGCCGGGCTGCGACCCGGCCCCGGCGGGACCGCCATGGCGTCCCTGACCTTCCGCTCCGGACCCGTACGGTACGACCGCGGCACCGTCGTCCCGCTGCTCGCCGAGCGGTTCGCGGGTGTCGGCTGGCGCGTGCCCGAGTTGCTCGCCGCCGCCCAGCAGGCGGAGGACCTCTATGTCGACGCCGTCTGCCAGGTGCGAGCCGAACCGTGGTCGCACGGCCGCATCGTGCTGCTGGGCGACGCCGGCTACTGCGGCTCCCCGCTCACCGGGCTGGGCACGAGCATGGCCCTCGTCGGCGCGTACGTGCTCGCCGGCCGGATCGCGGCTGACCCGGCGGACCCGGTCGCGGCGCTGCAGGCGTACCGGCGGATCCTGCAGGACTACGTCTCGGCGGGATTGCGGCTGCCGCCCGGCGGCGTGCGGGCTTTCGCGCCGCGATCCCGGATCATGATCGGTCTGCGCGGCGCGTCCATGCGGATGATGACCCGGCGCCCGTGGCGCGGTCTGATGGACGCGCAGGCCGCCAAGGCGGGCGCGATCACGCTGCCGGACCCGCCCCCGACCCCTCCGGCGGGCGCGCCCGCAACCGGATCGCACCCGGGCCCGCACCCGGACAGCACTCAGTGA
- a CDS encoding TetR/AcrR family transcriptional regulator C-terminal domain-containing protein, with protein sequence MAADEGPERTSTPPPYQLIAGALRERIAAGQLGPGDRVPSARQITREWGVAIATATKALALLRQEGLTVAQPGSGTVVARPARRTVRREPVTGLSLPAVVRAATAVADADGLAELTMRRLAGGLGVATMSLYRYVPNRAVLITAMIDAAFGEQRLPAVPPAGWRERLTVVAGLQWQLFRRHPWLAPAMSLTRPQFAPNAVAHVEWVLSAFDGTGVRAEDRMYAHITLFSFIRGVASALEPEELARRDTGMDGDAWMTGHQPAPRSRAAPRFQEFVDRDEFELDLDRLFRFGLERLLDGFAGLSGDCRDRAG encoded by the coding sequence ATGGCCGCTGATGAGGGTCCAGAGCGTACTAGTACTCCTCCGCCGTACCAGCTGATCGCCGGCGCCCTGCGGGAGCGGATCGCGGCCGGGCAGCTCGGGCCGGGCGACCGCGTCCCGTCGGCGCGGCAGATCACCCGCGAGTGGGGTGTCGCGATCGCCACCGCCACGAAGGCGCTCGCGCTGCTGCGTCAGGAGGGGCTCACGGTCGCCCAGCCGGGTTCCGGCACGGTGGTGGCGCGCCCGGCCCGGCGCACCGTACGCCGCGAGCCGGTCACCGGGCTGAGCCTGCCCGCGGTGGTGCGGGCCGCGACGGCGGTGGCGGACGCGGACGGCCTGGCCGAGCTGACCATGCGCCGGCTCGCCGGCGGACTGGGGGTGGCCACCATGTCGCTGTACCGCTACGTGCCGAACCGGGCGGTGCTGATCACCGCCATGATCGACGCCGCGTTCGGCGAGCAGCGGCTGCCCGCGGTGCCACCGGCGGGCTGGCGCGAGCGGCTGACCGTGGTGGCCGGGCTGCAGTGGCAGCTGTTCCGGCGGCATCCGTGGCTGGCTCCCGCGATGTCGCTGACCCGCCCGCAGTTCGCGCCCAACGCGGTGGCGCATGTCGAGTGGGTGCTGTCGGCGTTCGACGGCACGGGGGTGCGTGCCGAGGATCGCATGTACGCCCACATCACGCTGTTCAGCTTCATCCGGGGCGTGGCGAGCGCCCTGGAGCCGGAGGAACTCGCCCGCCGCGACACCGGGATGGACGGCGACGCCTGGATGACGGGGCACCAGCCGGCGCCACGGTCCCGGGCCGCCCCCCGCTTCCAGGAGTTCGTCGACCGCGACGAGTTCGAGCTGGACCTGGACCGGTTGTTCCGCTTCGGGCTGGAACGCCTGCTGGACGGGTTCGCCGGGCTCAGCGGGGACTGCCGGGACCGGGCAGGGTGA
- a CDS encoding ATP-binding protein, whose amino-acid sequence MGSVGRRLQAALLLLVLLFFGYVGGQLVVGERLQDRHTARVARLEAARDANVAALQHMTDAETGVRGFQLTGEAEFLQPYDRGRVGVYTSFNAVAANTGDPAVHRLLDRERAIATEWLTTYAAPIVAAGAAEPQEAVTKHGKDLFDRLRSGNAAVDSAIQAQQARTADAGRRRQRVAEVLFESLGALLVAGTVLVALWSRRMLLAPLGHIRDTLHRLAGGELSARAVPTGPPELREVIGTLNHLAAETERLHTADRARFQRTELRQAVAVELRDPREPAVTARRVAAMIGAALHADAVHGRVHLDATRVLEVCWPQDSAALSGRTVKDVLAAEPGVALDVPHLQGACAVAMADDGDCPPGLLYVARPAGPPWTDDERRLLGTLAREIDHAVRQCRLHDRQSRLIADLRLLDERKDAFVSTVTHELRTPLTSILGYTEMLNDGDGGELSALQQRGVAAILRNAHRLHATVADLLLLDKTGAAIGSGQPVAEPVDLATVLAAVHTRFAVVAESRGITLTGATESALVHGDAARLERAISNLVDNAVKFTGAGGHVTYRVAAQGGSVLLTVTDTGIGIPAGDLPGLFTPFHRAGNAMARAVQGPGLGLAIVRTIVTEHGGTVTTQSEVDRGSTFTVTLPGPGSPR is encoded by the coding sequence GTGGGGTCGGTCGGCCGCCGGCTGCAGGCCGCGCTCCTCCTGCTGGTCCTGCTCTTCTTCGGCTACGTCGGCGGCCAGCTGGTGGTCGGGGAGCGGCTGCAGGACCGGCACACCGCCCGGGTCGCCCGGCTCGAGGCCGCCCGCGACGCCAACGTCGCGGCGCTGCAGCACATGACCGACGCGGAGACCGGCGTGCGCGGCTTCCAGCTCACCGGCGAGGCCGAGTTCCTCCAGCCGTACGACCGGGGCCGGGTCGGCGTGTACACCTCCTTCAACGCGGTGGCTGCCAACACCGGCGACCCGGCGGTGCACCGGTTGCTCGACCGGGAGCGCGCCATCGCGACGGAGTGGCTGACCACCTATGCCGCCCCGATCGTCGCCGCGGGCGCCGCCGAGCCGCAGGAAGCGGTCACCAAGCACGGCAAGGACCTGTTCGACCGGCTGCGCTCGGGCAACGCCGCGGTGGACAGCGCGATCCAGGCCCAGCAGGCCCGCACCGCCGACGCCGGCCGACGCCGGCAGCGCGTCGCCGAGGTGCTGTTCGAGTCGCTGGGCGCGCTGCTGGTGGCAGGCACTGTGCTGGTCGCGCTCTGGAGCCGCCGGATGCTGCTCGCGCCGCTCGGGCACATCCGCGACACCCTGCACCGCCTCGCCGGTGGCGAACTGTCCGCCCGCGCGGTGCCGACCGGCCCGCCCGAGCTGCGCGAGGTCATCGGCACCCTCAACCACCTCGCCGCCGAGACCGAGCGGCTGCACACCGCCGACCGGGCCCGGTTCCAGCGCACCGAGCTACGCCAGGCCGTCGCCGTGGAGCTGCGCGATCCCCGCGAGCCGGCGGTCACCGCCCGGCGGGTGGCGGCCATGATCGGTGCGGCCCTGCACGCCGACGCTGTGCACGGGCGCGTCCACCTCGATGCCACCCGCGTGCTCGAGGTGTGCTGGCCGCAGGACTCGGCGGCGCTCTCCGGCCGTACGGTCAAGGACGTCCTCGCCGCGGAACCCGGGGTCGCCCTCGACGTGCCGCACCTGCAGGGGGCCTGCGCGGTCGCGATGGCCGACGACGGTGACTGCCCGCCGGGGCTGCTCTATGTCGCCCGCCCGGCCGGCCCGCCGTGGACCGACGACGAGCGGCGGCTGCTCGGCACGCTGGCCCGCGAGATCGACCACGCCGTGCGCCAGTGCCGCCTGCACGACCGGCAGAGCCGGCTGATCGCCGACCTGCGCCTGCTGGACGAGCGCAAGGACGCCTTCGTCTCCACCGTCACGCACGAGCTGCGCACCCCGCTGACCAGCATCCTGGGCTACACCGAGATGCTCAACGACGGCGACGGCGGCGAGCTGTCCGCGCTGCAGCAGCGCGGCGTCGCGGCCATCCTGCGCAACGCCCACCGGCTGCACGCCACGGTCGCCGACCTGCTGCTGCTCGACAAGACCGGCGCGGCCATCGGCAGCGGGCAGCCCGTCGCCGAACCGGTGGATCTCGCCACCGTGCTCGCCGCGGTGCACACCCGGTTCGCCGTGGTCGCCGAGAGCCGGGGCATCACCCTCACCGGCGCCACCGAGTCTGCCCTCGTGCACGGCGACGCCGCGCGGCTGGAGCGGGCGATCAGCAACCTGGTCGACAACGCGGTCAAGTTCACCGGCGCGGGCGGCCACGTCACCTACCGCGTCGCCGCGCAGGGCGGCTCGGTGCTGCTCACCGTCACCGACACCGGCATCGGCATCCCGGCCGGGGACCTGCCCGGGCTGTTCACGCCGTTCCACCGGGCCGGCAACGCGATGGCTCGAGCCGTCCAGGGACCGGGTCTGGGACTGGCCATCGTGCGCACCATCGTGACCGAGCACGGCGGCACCGTCACCACGCAGTCCGAGGTCGACCGCGGCAGCACGTTCACCGTCACCCTGCCCGGTCCCGGCAGTCCCCGCTGA